In Leguminivora glycinivorella isolate SPB_JAAS2020 chromosome 19, LegGlyc_1.1, whole genome shotgun sequence, a single genomic region encodes these proteins:
- the LOC125236299 gene encoding CDP-diacylglycerol--inositol 3-phosphatidyltransferase has translation MSETKENIFLFVPNIIGFARVILAIISFYYMPTHCVFAVVCYVTSALLDAVDGHAARFFNQSTKFGAMLDQLTDRAGTAGLMMTLATFYPKYTFWFQLSMAIDITCHWLYLHSVTVQGKASHKLIDMSGNPIMRLYYTNKNVLFFMCAGNEAFYAALYVMYFYTGPTVLGVGLYKLIALISMPVAVVKAAISVLHGIVASLNIASLDCAERAAAAQKQDKAN, from the exons ATGTCAGAAactaaagaaaatatatttctCTTCGTTCCCAATATCATAG GATTCGCCAGGGTCATCTTGGCTATCATATCCTTCTATTATATGCCGACACATTGCGTCTTCGCGGTGGTTTGCTACGTGACGTCGGCGTTGCTGGACGCCGTCGACGGACATGCTGCGCGGTTCTTTAATCAGA GTACTAAATTTGGAGCAATGTTAGACCAGTTAACTGACCGCGCTGGTACCGCGGGTCTCATGATGACACTCGCTACTTTCTACCCCAAATACACGTTCTGGTTCCAACTCTCCATGGCCATAGACATCACGTGCCATTGGCTCTACCTGCACTCGGTGACTGTACAAGGAAAGGCGTCGCACAAGCTGATCGACATGTCTGGCAACCCCATCATGCGGCTGTACTACACCAACAAGAATGTGCTTTTCTTCATGTGTGCTGGCAACGAAGCGTTCTATGCGGCCCTGTATGTTATGTACTTCTACACTGGTCCTACAG TTCTTGGAGTTGGCCTCTACAAGCTCATCGCCCTAATCTCAATGCCCGTAGCAGTCGTGAAGGCGGCCATCTCTGTGCTCCACGGGATCGTGGCGTCTCTCAACATCGCCTCGCTTGACTGCGCAGAGCGCGCCGCGGCTGCACAGAAGCAGGACAAAgctaattaa
- the LOC125236298 gene encoding T-complex protein 1 subunit zeta: protein MAAISLLNPKAEFARAAQALAVNISAAKGIQDVMKTNLGPKGTMKMLVSGAGDIKITKDGNVLLHEMQIQHPTASLIARASTAQDDATGDGTTSTVLLIGELLKQADIYISEGLHPRILTEGFDVARNKALEILENMKIPIEIKRENLLDVVRTSLKTKVHASLAEVLMDACVDAVLAIRTPGKPVDLHMVELMEMQHKTATETTLIRGLVLDHGARHPDMPKRVENAYILTCNVSLEYEKTEVNSGFFYKSAEDREKLVAAERDFIDQRVQKIIALKKKVCDGTDKTFVVINQKGVDPLSLDAFAKEGIVALRRAKRRNMERLALACGGVAMNSVDDLQEEHLGYAGLVYEHILGENKFTFVEECKNPQSVTILIKGPNKHTLTQIKDAIRDGLRAINNAIEDKAVIPGAAAFEIKANVELQKFKDTVKGKARLGIQAYAEALLIIPKTLAINSGYDAQDTIVKLQEESRLSPDPIGLDLSTGEAIKPMDLGIVDNYIVKKQILNSCSVIASNLLLVDEIMRAGMSSLKG, encoded by the exons ATGGCTGCTATCAGTTTATTAAATCCTAAAGCCGAATTCGCAAGGGCTGCCCAAGCCTTAGCAGTAAACATATCAGCTGCAAAAGGTATCCAAGATGTCATGAAAACTAACCTCGGCCCTAAGGGAACAATGAAAAT GTTGGTATCAGGTGCCGGAGACATCAAGATCACCAAGGATGGCAATGTGCTCCTCCATGAGATGCAGATCCAGCACCCGACGGCGTCGCTGATCGCGCGCGCCTCGACCGCACAAGATGACGCCACTGGTGATGGCACCACATCCACTGTACTGCTCATCGGCGAACTGTTGAAGCAAGCTGATATTTATATTAGTGAAG GTCTCCATCCCAGGATCCTAACAGAAGGTTTTGATGTTGCTCGCAATAAGGCTTTGGAGATTTTAGAAAACATGAAGATACCCATTGAGATCAAGCGTGAAAACTTGCTGGATGTAGTTCGCACATCTTTGAAGACCAAG GTACACGCCAGTCTCGCCGAGGTCCTGATGGACGCTTGCGTGGACGCGGTGCTGGCCATCCGCACGCCAGGCAAGCCCGTCGACCTGCATATGGTGGAGTTAATGGAGATGCAGCACAAGACTGCCACCGAGACCACGCTCATCCGAG GTCTCGTGTTGGACCACGGCGCGCGCCACCCCGACATGCCCAAGCGCGTGGAGAACGCCTACATCCTGACCTGCAACGTGTCTCTAGAGTACGAGAAGACTGAGGTCAACTCGGGCTTTTTCTACAAATCTGCTGAGGACCGCGAGAAGCTGGTCGCCGCTGAGAGGGACTTCATTGACCAGAGGGTCCAGAAG ATCATCGCCCTAAAGAAGAAAGTGTGCGACGGCACCGATAAGACGTTCGTAGTCATCAACCAGAAGGGCGTGGACCCGCTGTCGCTGGACGCCTTCGCCAAGGAGGGCATCGTGGCGCTGCGCCGCGCCAAGCGCCGCAACATGGAGCGCCTCGCGCTCGCCTGCGGCGGCGTCGCCATGAACTCCGTCGACGACCTGCAGGAGGAGCACCTCGGCTACGCCGGACTCGTCTACGAACACATCCTTGGAGAAAACAAGTTCACTTTCGTCGAAGAGTGCAAGAACCCCCAGTCGGTCACTATTCTAATCAAGGGACCCAACAAGCACACCCTCACCCAAATCAAGGATGCTATCCGCGATGGTCTCCGCGCCATTAACAACGCTATCGAAGATAAGGCGGTCATCCCCGGCGCCGCCGCCTTCGAAATCAAAGCTAATGTTGAACTGCAGAAGTTCAAAGACACTGTCAAGGGCAAGGCTCGTCTCGGCATCCAGGCTTACGCGGAGGCCCTCCTGATCATTCCCAAAACTCTAGCCATCAACTCCGGATACGACGCGCAAGACACCATCGTGAAACTGCAAGAGGAGTCGCGCCTGAGCCCCGACCCGATCGGCTTAGACCTGAGCACCGGGGAAGCCATCAAGCCCATGGACCTCGGTATTGTGGACAACTACATCGTCAAGAAGCAGATCCTGAACTCTTGCTCCGTGATCGCCAGCAACCTCCTCCTCGTCGACGAGATCATGAGGGCGGGCATGAGCAGCCTCAAAGGATAA
- the LOC125236297 gene encoding protein unc-45 homolog B, which yields MGVHSEEAETYKNKGNESYKAENYEEAVGYYSKAVDLSEKDSRDRATYLKNRAAAYLKTKEYEKVVKDCDEALRIVPEDPKALFRRAQALESLEKFEEAYRDAKAVFTVEPTNKAIQPVLARLHAVVQERARQAAQTGNKVEQMFKLVFDVAEDKEKREKAMANLVVLAKENSGANIMFNNGVVQKIQQLLKVEKNQEINTNAIRVISQLCKGNVERTKNIIKIVGIPWILEIIDSNVEERVSAAQYCLQVILNTFTGMDTKKDSKPDTKLCEEYKSEIDTLLSCLTYSITNRVITGEARDAIMELVMRNCHFTAINWAERFVEIKGLERLLEVCSELEEYKYESAMNITNSSRTIAAACLARIYENMYYDQAREKFNSHVDEFVRDKLLAPDLESKVRVTVAITSLLRGPLDVGNYIISKEGIMEMILVMAQTEDPLQQRVSCECLIAAASKKDKARAIIDKGVDILKKLYQSKDDSVRVRALVGLCKIGSFGGDDASIRPFAEGSTKKLAEACRRFLVNPAKDKDMRKWAAEGLSYLTLDADVKEKLVEDKPALQSLIELAKTGDQSCLYGVVTTLVNLCNAYEKQEVLPEMLELAKFAKHHVPEKHELDDQDFVNKRLTILAKAGVTSGLVALSKTESHNSRELISRVFNAICNLQELRGIVVQQGGAKVLIPMALEGTDKGKKQASQALARIGITINPEVAFPGQRNLEVIRPLVALLHPDCSALENFEALMALCNLAGMNETTRNRILKEGGLAKIEHYLYEDHTMLIRAATQCICNLLQSEDVLKSYEGNNDKTKYLYILCQEEDQDTVMAAAGALCILTSVSKVCCRKLLDVGPWLDTLKCLLANPNPEIQYRGTYIVLNIINGDRDIAARIFETEVMEILMALTKIENPEQTRIKEYAQKCLDAAEKLGVIRKPDENFGRTATVQEIDEEEPEDEPTK from the coding sequence ATGGGTGTACACAGCGAAGAAGCTGAAACTTACAAGAATAAGGGCAACGAGTCCTACAAAGCCGAAAACTATGAAGAGGCTGTCGGATACTACAGCAAGGCGGTAGATTTATCAGAGAAAGATAGCCGGGACCGCGCGACTTACCTAAAAAATCGTGCGGCGGCTTATCTCAAGACGAAGGAGTATGAGAAGGTAGTGAAGGACTGCGATGAGGCTCTACGCATCGTGCCAGAAGATCCGAAGGCTTTGTTTCGACGGGCGCAGGCGCTAGAAAGTTTAGAAAAGTTTGAGGAAGCATACAGAGATGCGAAAGCAGTGTTTACTGTTGAGCCGACGAACAAGGCGATCCAGCCTGTACTTGCGCGGCTGCATGCCGTAGTGCAGGAGCGCGCGCGCCAGGCCGCGCAGACCGGCAACAAAGTCGAGCAGATGTTCAAACTGGTGTTCGATGTAGCAGAAGATAAAGAAAAACGCGAGAAAGCTATGGCTAATTTAGTAGTACTGGCAAAAGAAAACTCGGGTGCTAACATTATGTTCAACAATGGAGTGGTTCAGAAAATACAACAGCTATTAAAGGTTGAGAAGAACCAAGAAATCAATACAAATGCTATCCGGGTTATCAGTCAACTCTGTAAGGGCAATGTTGAGAGAACAAAGAACATCATCAAAATTGTAGGCATTCCATGGATCTTAGAAATTATTGACAGTAATGTGGAGGAGCGGGTGAGTGCAGCACAGTATTGTTTACAAGTGATTCTGAACACATTCACCGGCATGGACACTAAGAAGGACAGCAAGCCAGATACCAAATTATGTGAAGAATATAAGAGTGAAATTGACACGCTACTCAGTTGTTTGACATACTCCATTACTAACAGAGTCATTACTGGTGAAGCGAGAGATGCCATCATGGAGCTGGTTATGAGGAACTGTCACTTCACAGCAATCAACTGGGCTGAGAGATTTGTTGAAATTAAAGGCTTGGAGAGGCTACTAGAAGTGTGTAGTGAACTTGAAGAGTACAAATATGAATCAGCCATGAACATCACAAATTCCTCAAGAACCATTGCTGCTGCCTGTCTAGCAAGGATATATGAAAACATGTACTATGATCAAGCTAGAGAAAAGTTCAATAGCCATGTTGATGAGTTTGTTAGGGACAAACTGCTTGCACCTGACCTGGAGTCAAAAGTCAGAGTGACAGTGGCCATTACATCACTGCTCAGAGGGCCTCTTGATGTTGGCAATtacattatttcaaaggaaGGCATCATGGAAATGATTTTGGTCATGGCCCAAACTGAGGACCCCCTTCAGCAAAGAGTTTCATGTGAATGCCTGATTGCTGCCGCTTCCAAAAAAGATAAAGCTAGAGCCATCATAGACAAAGGAGTAGACATACTTAAAAAACTATACCAGAGCAAGGATGACTCTGTTCGGGTCAGAGCTTTGGTAGGCCTCtgtaaaattggtagttttgGTGGAGATGATGCTTCTATTCGGCCATTTGCTGAAGGTTCAACTAAGAAGTTAGCAGAGGCTTGCAGGAGATTCCTAGTGAATCCTGCTAAAGACAAGGATATGAGGAAATGGGCTGCAGAAGGCCTGTCTTATCTTACTCTTGATGCAGATGTGAAGGAAAAGTTGGTAGAAGACAAACCTGCCTTACAATCCCTGATTGAGCTTGCCAAAACTGGTGATCAGTCTTGCTTGTATGGTGTAGTGACTACCTTAGTCAACCTATGTAATGCTTATGAAAAGCAGGAGGTCCTACCTGAAATGTTAGAGTTAGCAAAGTTTGCCAAACACCATGTGCCAGAGAAACATGAATTAGATGATCAAGATTTTGTAAACAAAAGATTAACAATCTTAGCCAAAGCTGGTGTGACATCTGGCTTAGTAGCTCTTTCCAAAACAGAGAGTCACAATTCTAGGGAACTGATATCAAGAGTATTCAATGCTATCTGCAACCTGCAAGAGTTAAGAGGTATTGTGGTGCAGCAGGGTGGAGCTAAAGTGTTGATACCAATGGCTCTGGAAGGGACTGACAAAGGGAAGAAACAGGCTTCTCAGGCTTTAGCTAGAATAGGGATCACCATCAATCCAGAAGTAGCTTTCCCTGGACAGAGGAATTTGGAAGTCATCAGACCCTTGGTGGCTCTACTTCACCCAGATTGCAGTGCTTTAGAGAACTTTGAAGCTCTGATGGCTCTCTGCAACTTGGCAGGAATGAATGAAACCACCAGAAACAGGATACTGAAGGAGGGAGGCCTGGCGAAAATTGAACACTATTTGTATGAAGACCACACAATGCTAATAAGGGCAGCCACACAGTGTATCTGTAATTTACTTCAGTCTGAAGATGTCCTCAAATCTTATGAAGGAAATAATGATAAAACGAAATATCTCTACATCTTGTGTCAAGAGGAAGATCAAGACACAGTTATGGCTGCTGCTGGAGCATTATGTATACTCACTTCAGTCAGCAAGGTCTGCTGTAGGAAACTTTTGGATGTAGGGCCATGGTTGGATACACTAAAGTGCTTACTGGCCAATCCTAATCCTGAGATTCAGTACAGAGGCACTTACATTGTtctgaatattataaatggggaccGTGACATAGCTGCTAGGATATTCGAAACGGAAGTAATGGAAATCTTGATGGCCTTGACTAAGATAGAAAATCCAGAACAAACTAGAATTAAGGAGTATGCTCAGAAATGCTTGGATGCTGCAGAAAAGCTCGGCGTTATAAGGAAGCCTGACGAAAATTTCGGAAGAACCGCGACTGTACAGGAAATAGACGAAGAGGAGCCTGAGGATGAACCAACAAAGTAA
- the LOC125236592 gene encoding MOG interacting and ectopic P-granules protein 1-like, whose protein sequence is MSISTATDDRTEGDDDTSQGSHPKEDSSDSENENEPQEQNGVCPSPEVHEITSDDDDDCMVTNEDNGENEDDESSNSSTDSNDSSSDSQDSKAMEEKENETKIENGDDESDIEEVSIEDPLNQHQNKTKPIVISDTKSLVELAAKQNRPNDADQKEPTVVIIDTNSILSGKGATPAQPKPPSTSTIDAQNLCQSIAARGTTITPVSCKSSNSTNTPSQNATPTPQPNILPSLTDDMFVVEAPSFIVPYVYEKPSIQPFREFVDKLGKELEEIKLKEEQEKAKKKEAEKERKEKERQERIERGEEVSEEESQESKSAEEEPPKEKKEKKQKRKREEDDDSWDGESSDSEMSDDDTILIKNKDDPIAEVNDTMGLTAKGLSGKKDSYFDCTLGQFFINIGLNLVQEYVQTDLLKQQNRKLYKEKKSGRSTKATESAITSLTQNLEFSKKTNAPFALKQIRCEFCSFKTESMLVMSHHLEAPHMKNNIYKCNTCAFEIRSPHDILFHMEAEHNIRGRLERAPAYQQCANCHFEDNSKTKLARHLIACAKKFKPEFNLGPPLEWEPPAKIPKLRARNNVGSAYPANVNRVQAGNSMMGRPPLMGGPGLAQLPTLGRPRGRPPLAGARGAPLPGAPLVRGGVMIMHNQPSTIATISNYPIHNQLNNSTPKISITPLPRAPQPSSSAAPNSKATFVICEICDGYIKDLEQLRNHMQWIHKVKIHPKMIYNRPPLNCQKCQFRFFTDQGLERHLLGSHGLVTSSMQEAANKGKDAGRCPVCGRVYQWKLLSHVARDHNMALKPAHLSYKCTVCTATFGMYKQFENHVYSAHSVVAKRVMDKSKAPAAGANSDPLLKPLKISDEITIIPQPAKSSVTITAKGQ, encoded by the exons ATGTCGATATCTACAGCTACAG ATGACCGCACAGAAGGTGATGATGACACTTCACAAGGAAGCCACCCAAAAGAAGACAGCAGTGATTCTGAGAATGAAAATGAACCCCAGGAGCAGAATGGAGTATGCCCCAGTCCTGAAGTTCATGAAATTAccagtgatgatgatgatgactgcaTGGTTACCAATGAAGACAATGGGGAAAATGAAGATGACGAGTCATCCAATTCAAGTACGGACTCAAATGACAGCTCTAGTGACTCCCAGGATAGTAAAGCTATGGAAGAAAAAGAGAATGAAACAAAAATTGAAAATGGTGACGATGAATCTGATATAGAAGAAGTCTCCATTGAGGATCCTCTCAATCAACACCAGAACAAAACCAAACCTATAGTGATCAGTGACACAAAAAGTCTAGTTGAACTAGCGGCTAAACAAAACAGACCAAATGATGCGGATCAAAAAGAACCAACAGTTGTTATCATTGATACTAATTCCATCTTGTCTGGAAAAGGCGCCACACCTGCTCAGCCAAAGCCTCCTTCCACCTCGACCATTGATGCCCAGAACTTGTGTCAAAGCATTGCTGCTCGAGGGACTACAATCACCCCAGTTAGCTGCAAAAGCAGTAATTCCACAAACACCCCGTCTCAAAATGCTACTCCCACACCGCAACCCAACATACTGCCCTCTCTGACAGATGACATGTTCGTAGTGGAGGCCCCTTCATTCATTGTACCATATGTATATGAAAAACCATCAATACAACCATTTAGAGAATTTGTAGACAAGCTCGGCAAAGAGCTAGAAGAGATCAAACTCAAAGAGGAACAGGAGAAAGCAAAGAAAAAAGAAGCGGAAAAGGAAAGAAAAGAAAAGGAGAGGCAAGAAAGAATAGAAAGGGGTGAAGAGGTTTCTGAAGAGGAAAGCCAGGAATCCAAGAGTGCGGAAGAAGAACCTCCAAaggaaaagaaagaaaagaaacaaaaacgaaaacgTGAAGAGGATGATGACTCATGGGACGGTGAGTCATCTGACTCAGAAATGAGTGACGATGACACCATAttgattaaaaataaagatgATCCTATAGCGGAAGTTAATGATACAATGGGATTAACAGCAAAAGGGCTCTCTGGTAAAAAAGACAGCTACTTTGATTGCACTCTAGGTCAATTCTTCATCAACATTGGACTTAACCTGGTCCAAGAGTATGTACAAACTGACCTCCTGAAGCAACAGAATCGTAAACTTTACAAAGAGAAGAAGTCTGGACGAAGTACAAAAGCTACAGAATCTGCTATCACCTCACTTACTCAAAATCTAGAATTTAGTAAGAAAACAAATGCTCCCTTCGCTCTTAAACAGATTAGATGTGAATTCTGTAGTTTTAAGACAGAATCTATGCTCGTTATGTCACACCACTTGGAAGCACCTCACATGAAGAACAATATTTACAAATGCAACACGTGCGCGTTTGAGATTCGCAGCCCCCACGACATCCTGTTTCACATGGAGGCCGAGCACAACATACGCGGGCGGCTAGAGCGCGCGCCCGCCTACCAGCAGTGCGCCAACTGCCACTTCGAGGACAACAGCAAGACCAAGCTCGCGCGGCATCTCATCGCCTGCGCCAAGAAGTTCAAGCCCGAGTTCAACCTCGGACCCCCACTAGAATGGGAGCCTCCCGCGAAAATACCCAAACTTCGAGCGAGGAACAACGTCGGCTCCGCTTACCCGGCGAACGTAAATAGAGTGCAGGCCGGAAACAGCATGATGGGCAGACCGCCGCTCATGGGAGGCCCCGGGCTGGCGCAGCTGCCGACGCTGGGCCGCCCGCGCGGCCGCCCGCCGCTCGCCGGCGCGCGCGGCGCCCCGCTGCCCGGCGCGCCGCTCGTCCGCGGCGGCGTCATGATCATGCACAACCAGCCCTCCACCATCGCCACCATCTCCAACTACCCCATCCACAACCAGCTCAACAACTCCACGCCCAAGATCTCCATCACCCCGCTCCCGCGCGCGCCGCAGCCCTCGTCCTCGGCCGCGCCCAACTCGAAGGCCACCTTCGTCATCTGTGAGATTTGCGACGGCTACATCAAGGACCTGGAGCAGCTGAGGAACCACATGCAGTGGATCCACAAAGTGAAAATCCACCCTAAGATGATTTATAACCGACCGCCTCTGAACTGCCAGAAGTGTCAATTCAGGTTCTTCACGGACCAGGGCCTGGAGCGGCACTTGCTCGGCTCGCACGGGCTCGTGACCAGCTCGATGCAGGAGGCCGCCAACAAGGGCAAGGACGCGGGCCGCTGCCCCGTCTGCGGCCGCGTGTACCAGTGGAAGCTGCTCAGCCACGTGGCCCGCGACCACAACATGGCGCTCAAGCCCGCTCACCTGTCTTACAAGTGCACGGTCTGCACCGCCACGTTCGGGATGTACAAGCAGTTTGAAAACCACGTGTATTCGGCTCACAGTGTGGTCGCCAAACGCGTCATGGACAAAAGCAAAGCGCCCGCGGCGGGAGCGAACTCTGACCCTCTCCTGAAGCCGCTGAAGATCAGCGACGAGATCACGATCATCCCGCAGCCGGCCAAGTCGAGCGTCACCATCACCGCCAAAGGGCAATAG